The region gtaaaggaagaaattgaaaaattaaaagaaaataacgAACTAACAtttcactttttaaaaaatttcaaaaagaagaaaaataatattttgttaaatttGAATGATTCAACACgaaatgaaattaaaaactcATTTTTTGACaactttgaaaaaatattaaaaggaATGGATGAAGAATCATTAGaacaatattataatgatCTTGAGGAAAGGGTAATGAGGAATCGAAATTTAGGTGCTGCATTTATAATCCTTTGTAGAAACCAAacaatatatgttttagacgatctatataaaattgtctATGCACCAACAGTTGATAATGTTGAAGAAACAAATAGAGTAATAAAAAGACTTGCCAATATGAACAATTTTACAAGAATTATAATAACTGTAAATGTTTCTAATAGTACAAATAGGgacaacaaaataaataacaatGTTGATAGGAAtgctaaaaatataattggcAACGGAATTAAGAACAACATGAATGgcacaaataataatatcgTCCATGATGCTGTGGAAAATGAATTATCATCAGTTCTTCAAAATGgtataaacaataatatgTCTATGGTTGGCTGTAATAGTAATACAAATAGTAACAGCAATAAAAGCTATTTGATGAGTATTAGTagaaatattcaaaaagtTTCAGAAGGTATTAATGAAGTTGATCAAATGGATGATGATGAGTTTGATGAGAGACAAGAATTTGAAGATGAGCATTcaaatttagaaaataaaacaccATTTAGTTCTTTAAGAAATGGaagtaataaattaaatttcaataaaaaaacacaaaattatttccgtaaagaaaataatgatgcACAAGTTTTATTATCAACATGTACAACAAATGCTTCGTCCTCTTtcgttgaaaaaaaattaagggaaaaaaatgttaaaaaaaaaataatgagtAATGATAGTAATAGCTCGAAGAATAATCATATCCTGTCTAATGATAAAGGCACATCTAAAAGTATATCATATGATAGAAATCACTTAAACACGAATACTACAACAAATAATCTTCTCATTAGTAGCAATAGCAACGACACAACACTTAACTCCAGTAATATGGGTAGTAATAATGGAACTACTAAtagtataataaataatagcaATTGTTTGAATGGTAGTAATACTAGTAGCAAcaatggaaataataattcaaatagTAATATGAGTACAAATGCTAGTACAAACTTAGGAAATAGCAACAATATATGCAGTAATAGTATTTTAGGAGGTATTGTTAATGGAGTTATGAATAACAACACaagtattaataataacaattgCAATAGTGTATCAGATAATGATTATTTTAGTGATATGAtggtatatatttcttGGGTTCCTAAAAGTGCTAGATGCCAATACCCATTAGAATTACCTAAAAATTCTGCTGAAAGAAATAAGCTAGCTGAATATATTGAAGCCAAAGAACAGAtgctttatattttgaaattaaTGGGATATGAAGAAATcgataatatttatttccatcCACCAAAGGGGtcacatataaaaataaaatttaaaacattagcatgtatgaataaatttttaaaagctTATAAAAATACCCCAGATAAATGGAAAGAAGATATgtttaacttttttaacATCCCATTAAGAAGTAGCATATCAGTTCGAGACCTTCGAATCGAAAGAGCAGTACCTAGATCTTCTACAActgattttaaaaaaattaaaaaaatcaacaaaaataatcatGATTTGTTCTTGTTTaaggaaaattataatttgtgtCAAGATAATTCAACGgaaaaattagaaaaaattaattttcaaTATGATTCATATagcaaaaatattatgggGACAGTAGGTTCTACTGGTAATAGTCGTTGTGACAATAATAGCACATCTACAATGCATTCTTTTATGCAAGGTGGTAATGTAAAGAATAACAATTCCGTGATAAACAATATGggaaacaataataatattaaaaagtataatgctggaaagaaatatttccctaaattaaaaggatttaacaatataaattcaGAATATGTAAACAATAGTATGATGTCCAATAATAGTACATTTGATGATatggataataatataatatttgctcatgataataataatgctgATGATGCTGACAATTCTGTTAATGTTCCTTGCAACAACAATATGGCTAACTGTTCAGGTGATGGTACAAATATTATGCAAACTTCTCGATTATACTCCGTTAATAATAgtagaaataatattggAGCTACTACTGTTATGATACCTAATGGAATGATAGgaaatagaaataatacTAGCCAAAATATTAGTAACACTGTAAGTAGTAGTAGAATAGGAATGCACAATATGAaagaaaatggaaaatattatttcgaaaataaaatgtataaccACATGAACAGAGGTAACATGTTTAATGGTAATAACCTAATGcctaataatttaaataacgacaattttattaatactaataatgatgatgatAGAAATAGTGCacataacaataataatattggtAATGgcaatatatgcataaatggaaaaaatgaaaatggaaaattaaattataatattaatcaTAGTGCAACCATGTTTACAACTAGAAATCCATCAAGGAATAtgtatgttttaaaaaataaaaatatgaatagaAATGGTATGGGAACAGAAACAGACACAGGTGGAGCTTCACTTTTATCAGCATCTACATTTGTAAACACAAACACTGGCCATTCAAttaataaagatataatGAATAACAACCAAAGTTTTAAtctaaaaaaacaaacacATTATGCTTCTTACTCTAATAATACTAATGGAAACATCAACGGTTTAAAtgatcatatattttcatatactaacaataataataataataacatatcAATAGCCCTAAATAATAGaatattaaatgaaaattcgAGAAACGGCAATAATTATTCTAATAGAGATTTACAAAATGAAGCAGGAAACTTAACTCATTTTAATACTATTATGGatcaaaattttgaaaaagaaaaaaaccatcttaaaaaatttaaaaactgCTACATGGGTagtaatacatataatgataatacaatgaataatattgatacaaataataatagcaataataatatggatAACAATAAGGttggtaataataataccaATTCGAATGCTTCTATAATTAATGGAACactaaataataataacaatggAAGTAGAAGTAGCAGTAGTAGCAATATGGATCGAATGATAAATAGCTGTATGCATAGATTAGGTAATGTAAAGTCGCATAATAATACTAGTTTTTGCAATCCCGCTTTTAGCTCAAACctattaaacaaaaaatatatgcaaaataatcatataaataataataacaataataatgaagatataaaagaggactttaaaaatttaattaatatcgattttataaatgatatagaTATGGACTATGAAGAAAAAACCCATCATAGTATAACTAATGATATTCTTACTAGAAATTCTAATAGCCATTTACATCCAAAACAAGGAAGTgtaaaaagatatatacCATTGAGCAATTGTTTGAGTGATGGATTGTTAGAAAATAGGGCTGGAAATTGTACTAGTAGTACTACTATGAAAGGAAGAGATTATAGTATGtatgaaaatttatcatttaataatatgaaagaTTTTGGAAGCATAAAAGATTTTAAAAGTTTAAACGACTTTAGCAGTATTATCAATGATGTAGGAGATAAATCgaatgatataaattttaatgaaaatgatttttCATACCCAAGTgctaatataaataataatttagcAAATGTATGTGATGGAGTAAACATTGATGACTCATGTGTAGTCATGCCTGATGGATtcaataattatttttcagaTGACAaatcaaatttatatgataataataaaaataatttttttaattattataattctaTGATGCAATCTGCTAGTACTGGTAATATCCATAtgaatcaaaataataaattaattagcaacaataatattggaggagataataataatacaaataacaATGGAggtagtaataataataacaacaGTCATTTAAGTCTAGTTAGTGAAGCTTCTTTAAATGATAACTTTAGTTCTGTTGATTGCGTCGAGAATAACACTCACGGAAATTCAAAAATCAATAACATGAACGAAGCTTATTATTAAGCATATTACTAggaaaaatgataatacaCCCCACATGTAGTTGATATAGTAGTACTATTATTACAaactataataataatgataattcCTATAGCCAGTTATTATATAGAgttatcataatttttaaagtgTATATGGAATTGACTGACCTTTCAtcaatattattctttTGAGATAtgttatacaaaataattcaaaattaaattaaaagaggAGGTGACAAATCAAACCCGATTATAGCATGACACCTACTGATAATAccagttttttttttaaatatatatatatctctTCACTCAATGTGAATAGaaaattatcaaatattttaaaaaattatatataataatttttttaaaaataaattacaaCTCCCACTTTTCCTTTCTGTCTATAATTCacacacacacacacataCCGTCTGTCCATTCCAACCTTCGTAACATTCGAAATCTTCGAAATGTGCAGTTATCCGCgtatccatatatatattcgcCTCTTTTGagtttattaataaaattgtactatccaaaattaaaataaaagccatccttttttttttttttccaaaaaaaaaattcagaAGATATgataacataaatatgcatattatgcatttttaatttttcgtGTACGATTTGAAtggcatatatatagacaCATTAATTTATTGATATACAATATGcgcatttattttatttattatttaagttGTCATATATTAGTTGCCATTTTTGGCTATCTGTTATTGTATTTAagtattaattattttatcgtttatatttttttttatccttGTTTTCTCAAGATATAGTTTTCGACCACTTATTTTGAAATccaaataatttacattatttgaatgttttaatttaattaacataaatataatatttacgtgcatattattttcaatgtACGCAAATCTGTAGAAAGGATGCAACGggcataaaaattatattattaccttttttaattaatattattattaatattattattatatatttattatcatatatcGTATGTCTATGCAActgatttttattatgtgtTATATGTTCAGTTCgtcgatttttttttatacacaATTATAAACAGCtatatgttatttttattcatttttaatcgAACTAATATGTGAAAatctgttttatttttattatattattattttttttatgaagtTTTTAAAGCAAAGCACGAGAACTTTTTAAAaggaatatatacatatatatttataaaacgaattaattaaaatatttgaaaatttatttttttgaaactTCGAAAAAGGTCCCACTTCAATGGGTTtggaaaattttgaaatgtaactaaatatatgcaaatcTAAGATTGTATAAGAAAAGGTGGCATAATTTGATAATACATGCTTGCTCAGTTCGTGAGGTGAGCATATCTATGAATGCGCAATAAAATTCGTTAGATATAGTGATGTTATTTCTCTACATAATTAATGAATTCCATCAAtattctaaaaaaaatacaatttttttttccatttttccACTTGATTTTCTGCAAAATTGGTacctatatataatattgcaAAGGAAATGTCGgagtaatttttttctctttaaaaagtatatatacattttttaaaaaggaaaaaaaattatatttttattgatatataatgaatattttacaatttatttTGGCTATGTACTATATATAGGGTGATGGctaaattatatgatattacaaaaatgaTATTCCAACTTTTCTGAAGTTGCATAGAGAGaagaaatttataaaaaaagcaaaaaaaaaaagtgttacccagtaaatataataattagcAAAATGATCAATagtaaatatgaaaatttgaaaaagtatgatttaaatttacttaaaaatgaaatatttaaaaaagaaaaaaaagaaaaaaatgatttaaagaacattttattttttccatcttTATTCTGGTATAATGGAAAATTTTGTCCACCTATGCCTTTAatcaaatataatgaaaatagttATAATGTAGaagattatataatatgctcAATACATAAACATAGTGtaattataaagaaaatattaaaaaatgaaataataaaagtaagTATGtttaatgatgaaaaagttttatcatgcttgttttatattaatataagtTACATACTCAAATTGGTAAATGCCTACACacgttttttttcaatatcttCTTTACTAAATGAGGGAAGAAAATCAAAAGCTGatgaaaaatgtaaacATGAAGAAGGCATAGAAaggaaaaacaaaaacaatGAGATAGAACAGTGTGaggaaaatgaaaacatgACATacctattatatttatacaatgaaaaaaatgaaatacatttatttaatatggACAAAAAATACtctattttaaaaatacaagaaaataaaaagattaactgttttaattttaattatatatatataaataaaaaaaatagtttatataacaaaatgGCAAATGATATATACGAAAACGACATTAAAACAATTGACTTAAATTGTGTAGACAATAAATTAgctatgaaaaataaatattgcTTTGAATTGGCACAGGAAAAATGTGCACACCATTTAACACACAAAAATTGTGACTATAATAATGGACTaaatcttttaaaaaaacttttttatgttttaatatatggTGATAATGaaggaaatatttatttttttttacctgagaaaaaaattaaattaaaaaaaaatataagaaaagaaattgtggatattaattttattgaaaCAAATGTAAAAGAATATTtcaatgtaaaaaataaatatgacctatttaatttgatcaaaaataattactatatttttattggaTATAAAgattgtatttatatacttaatttttatatttatgaaatatattttattattgatttaataaaggaagataaaatttattcatttagctcaaaatttaatgaagattttgaaaattatatatccttttctacaaaaaaatatgtcaaaatttttaatgccAATAAGAAAGAGGAATTAGACAATGTGAGCATAAACCCTGGTGACATAAAGTCAGTCAAAAATAACAACAGTCTTGATGTAGACAATGTggaaattaataaattggAAGACGACACCTCATTAAATATTCTCAAAACAGAAAAggacaaaaaaaacaaaatagggacaaataaagaagagaaagaattaaaatatcatatttgtatatcttttgattcaaaaaataatttatatatatcaagtGATATaggaataatatatatatataatttaaaagaaaaaaaggtTATGAAATcattaaacattttttgcaaacggattttttatttatttcaatttatactagataataaagaatatatatatgcatatgacTCTGaaaagttttattttttatatgatacagataataataaaatcatttataaaaagtttaCTATAAGTGCTtgg is a window of Plasmodium vinckei vinckei genome assembly, chromosome: PVVCY_14 DNA encoding:
- a CDS encoding asparagine-rich protein, putative, which gives rise to MEGTNSEINMKVDDQITKRGTIVDQNEKRECNNDDCLDNDNLVGGNGGGYLFNLLGRLNNYKKPKSKSPSEEAGMNGNCDTEGNDNITLKENELKKENLNAGQPEKANAKKNDATKKGEQAQKGGTNKKGEQAQKGGASKKAESGKKGGASKKGEPAQKADASKKGDVSSKSDASCSKGSPQKHAAKNGELTKNGNARELKKTEDIADNNCNKKNGGNAIDNANNDSVMKLGQSQCREKIEELIKEIRMTDGLYDDKNNEIYLLYTELYKYLIDLTDYINIGGNNLKKFVKEEIEKLKENNELTFHFLKNFKKKKNNILLNLNDSTRNEIKNSFFDNFEKILKGMDEESLEQYYNDLEERVMRNRNLGAAFIILCRNQTIYVLDDLYKIVYAPTVDNVEETNRVIKRLANMNNFTRIIITVNVSNSTNRDNKINNNVDRNAKNIIGNGIKNNMNGTNNNIVHDAVENELSSVLQNGINNNMSMVGCNSNTNSNSNKSYLMSISRNIQKVSEGINEVDQMDDDEFDERQEFEDEHSNLENKTPFSSLRNGSNKLNFNKKTQNYFRKENNDAQVLLSTCTTNASSSFVEKKLREKNVKKKIMSNDSNSSKNNHILSNDKGTSKSISYDRNHLNTNTTTNNLLISSNSNDTTLNSSNMGSNNGTTNSIINNSNCLNGSNTSSNNGNNNSNSNMSTNASTNLGNSNNICSNSILGGIVNGVMNNNTSINNNNCNSVSDNDYFSDMMVYISWVPKSARCQYPLELPKNSAERNKLAEYIEAKEQMLYILKLMGYEEIDNIYFHPPKGSHIKIKFKTLACMNKFLKAYKNTPDKWKEDMFNFFNIPLRSSISVRDLRIERAVPRSSTTDFKKIKKINKNNHDLFLFKENYNLCQDNSTEKLEKINFQYDSYSKNIMGTVGSTGNSRCDNNSTSTMHSFMQGGNVKNNNSVINNMGNNNNIKKYNAGKKYFPKLKGFNNINSEYVNNSMMSNNSTFDDMDNNIIFAHDNNNADDADNSVNVPCNNNMANCSGDGTNIMQTSRLYSVNNSRNNIGATTVMIPNGMIGNRNNTSQNISNTVSSSRIGMHNMKENGKYYFENKMYNHMNRGNMFNGNNLMPNNLNNDNFINTNNDDDRNSAHNNNNIGNGNICINGKNENGKLNYNINHSATMFTTRNPSRNMYVLKNKNMNRNGMGTETDTGGASLLSASTFVNTNTGHSINKDIMNNNQSFNLKKQTHYASYSNNTNGNINGLNDHIFSYTNNNNNNNISIALNNRILNENSRNGNNYSNRDLQNEAGNLTHFNTIMDQNFEKEKNHLKKFKNCYMGSNTYNDNTMNNIDTNNNSNNNMDNNKVGNNNTNSNASIINGTLNNNNNGSRSSSSSNMDRMINSCMHRLGNVKSHNNTSFCNPAFSSNLLNKKYMQNNHINNNNNNNEDIKEDFKNLINIDFINDIDMDYEEKTHHSITNDILTRNSNSHLHPKQGSVKRYIPLSNCLSDGLLENRAGNCTSSTTMKGRDYSMYENLSFNNMKDFGSIKDFKSLNDFSSIINDVGDKSNDINFNENDFSYPSANINNNLANVCDGVNIDDSCVVMPDGFNNYFSDDKSNLYDNNKNNFFNYYNSMMQSASTGNIHMNQNNKLISNNNIGGDNNNTNNNGGSNNNNNSHLSLVSEASLNDNFSSVDCVENNTHGNSKINNMNEAYY